In Porites lutea chromosome 8, jaPorLute2.1, whole genome shotgun sequence, the genomic stretch ATGGTTTGTGTAGACCTTGCTCAAGCTTGCCGCGAGCGATATTTCCTTCATCATGTCACCCAGTTTATTCACTCCAATCGGTGAATTTTCAAACCATATTTCGTCGCTAGggagaaaatttctctttggtttctgaAACAGTGCAGTTTGATTAGGATTGAGGACGCtgagaaactttttgaaatattttacaggaCAATTTGACATTCCAGTGCTGAACATTTTTGGATCACTTTCGTCGGCTTTATCTCCGAGACCGCCTTGgtggtttttcgttttttcactgATAGACATCTCCACATATTCACCGCCGTTTGCATCTTTCTTAATGACAAAACTATCTGGTGTTAAGGATCGAAGATTTTCCCTTCCACGGCGACAGAAGTGAAGGCTGATGTTGAACCAGTTCACGCGAAGTAAACTTATTGGGGTTTCGtcactgaaaactttcgtctcgTAGCACTTTTGGATGTCTTCGGGAGAAATAGATGGATGATGTTGAACTTTCGCAAAGCCTTGAGCTTTAAGCTGTTTTAGTTTAGCACTCAgggatttatttgcaattttaaatagcGGATCTCGTACGATAGAAATGCCGCTAAACTCTGGCAGTGTGTTCAAGTGGCGATCAATGGCCGCTCTGATGGACAAGTGCGCTGAAGCACTGTAATGCTCTGTCGGCGATTTCCTTAATTCTTGATAGAATTTCTTTAACCTCTCAGAGAGAACTTCTGGTGAAAGACTTTCCAAAAcctcacttgggtattttttggataaccagtctaaaagacaaacaaaagaaaaaaatacttacaatgatgattttgttcaaagtcggcaaaactgttgacaacacgcaaaaataaggttcaactagcgtgaatgaaaaatttaaaattcgcaaCCTTACCTTTCAAAACAGATATTCCCCAAGCAGTTGCTTTCTTGGTGTTTTTAGGAACTGCATCATCAATGAGGGAATCGATGTCTGCTTCGGACAAATCTTCAAACTTTGAGTCGCCCGAAGCCATGGTGTAAAGACAGTGGTGTATTGAATTTACACCACGGCTATTACACCACGataatgacgtcaaggcggttGTTTCGTCATAACTCAGTGTCACGTGGcacaaatcaaccaatcagaaaatcagaattcgtacagtgtatgaaatttgaataataatagttaatatttcacagttaatgaatgaggctgtgtatgttatgaagaattatggagataaaggagggtgttatccgtcgagactgtaggccaaggcggataactccctccgagatctccataattcttcatatgatatgaaagccgaattcaataattattgttttattattcattcaaaataattcctagttcaaaaacatagctaaaacatgcttaccttcatTGATCCATCAATGTTCAGTTCAACTTTGATAGTGtgcgtttaggtttgtccagctccgcaaatattctccaaatatcAGATGTCGCCCtctgagttgtcttcttgctgtttttgctatgtttttaactATTACTTTGCCTAGTTCCAACTGAAGTTATTACTCTGGAAACGGGTGAAGTGgcggccatttttgttttcacaaccaaaacaactcaaccttgtccccaggtcttctcagttaactGTTCATTAAcgtgtagaaggctgcatttttgacgtcatttcctcgttaaacacaaaattcttccaaatttggtcatcagtaactggttatggtgaattaaacatgtgcttctggccaatcagaataggggaaatattttgaatgtataataatatgTTTTATCTATACATGCGTATTTATTGTTATGATCTGGTGATAATAAATTCAAGCTTTTCAAAAGAAACTGAACGCAGTGATTTATTGTTTCCTTATCTGAATGGGGTTGGGGTTATGGAGATTTCGTGTATCATAAATAGCGTAATTATCTAATTGAGCATCATTACTGACCCAATTTTACGCGGGAAAAGGCTCAGAAGCGGGAAATATGGACGGGAGTAATAAGCATCGTATAAATATTATGAAGACAAACCAGCCATTTTCTTGGAGAAAGAATACCCCTAACGAAAGAGCAGCAATGCAGAACGAAAGAAGAAAGCGAAAGAGAAAGGCTAGAGCCGCGAACAAAgaagataaaagaagaaaagctTTGTTAGCACTTGAAGATGAGCGAGCGATGACCCTAGCGAAGAATGAAAGATTGCTCCATCTTGCGAGGAAGTACTACGCTAAATGGGTTATGCCCTACATCTTCGTGAACAGGTAGGAACGTCATTTGATGTAATTTTTCGTAGTCCGTTAAATATCATCTAATGTTTACAGTGAAGGGTTAAGACTTATAAAATCTGCCGCTTCTGCAAATACCTCACAGCTATGTATTCATTACAATGATTTCAATACTAACTGAAGTTGCCAGCAGGTTTAAATACAGTAACCGACTGTAACAACAAGGTACCGCTAGTCCCCTCCTTTGGGAAAAGTCTGTGGTATGCTTCCCcagaaaactttgaaatttcaaagccctaggACGCGATCTACCGCGTTCTTGTTTATACTAGATCAGGAGCGGATCTAGAGGGGAGGGTGGAATGGGTGCGTCAGCAAAATTAAGCAATTAAAAAATGTAAGGGCTacttatgtatcggtcaaatcgaagcttcaacatgcccccccccccccccgggcataccccgggcatttgacacctttgccgtcccggggaggcgggaatttgattatcagagtcttccagggggtggggaatttgatccccatgctttaggggtggggaatttgaactccaccctcgatttcatgtaaaatattatttttgcgtggcgagctatcatgCAGTGTTAGaagattttcgtggaaaagattgtgcctttgtggccaattggttacgaggaaagagcttaaacaagctttgtgccatatttgaagtatttaagttttaaaatttttaatattggattcaggctttgaatgtatgaatgtattttattgttgtgtttacaatgaaatacaatacctataccggcgattcaatacaacaacataaaatgaaataaaataaaataaaacggtcaactactttgacctacggcaagtatgttaattaataaggtgagcgacgatgcatgtcagtgaaatggtcatgatgtagtaatctcaataggtgggatcttttttaatagaacgctttgtatgttgcatgacgaagaaaagctgagcattcagtgaccttgtagcggcgatttccgccgctttgcatgagacttttgttcgtagtaaatacgctaacagtgttgctcagtttttgttatatttataaagattttgttcgacaactgaaggcgtttccgccgtccttctgtcatttttgtgcctgtgaaatgttcccggggtgggggcatttgatcacctaaatggaccctagtgtggggcatttgaacggcattttggccccgGTAGgcgggaatttgaacaataattttcaaaaaagtcaaatgcccggggggggcatgttgaagcttcgatttgaccgatacattagaaccaatcagatttcatAATTGGCAAGAatggtattaatttttttcagactAGCAAAATGGATAAATCAAACACCAAGGGAAACGAGAAACAGGCACATAAAGATGCCTCAGTTTCTGCAGATCAACCGGTGTCACATGTAAAGAGAAGTCATCTCAGTCATGTGAAAGATCCAAGTGGTTCTACTGATCAACCTCTGTTACTGGGATGTGGTGTCTTTGGACGTTGCTATAAAATGTATTACAGAGGGATTTCAGTTGCTGTTAAACAATTTAACACACACCTGTCATCAGAGTCCAGTGTTATCAAAGAAGCATCACTGATGAAACAGTTGGATCACCCATGTTTTCCCTACGTTTATGGTATTTGTGTACAAAGCAAACCTTACCTGTTAGTACTTCAGTTTTGCAATGTGGAAGGCAAAGCATACACTCTTCACAGGACTTTACACAGCCGTACCttggttttaaaaaatcaagaGTGGTTTGATGTCATTTTGCAACTTCTAGAAGCACTCAAAGTG encodes the following:
- the LOC140946759 gene encoding uncharacterized protein KIAA1958-like, whose protein sequence is MASGDSKFEDLSEADIDSLIDDAVPKNTKKATAWGISVLKDWLSKKYPSEVLESLSPEVLSERLKKFYQELRKSPTEHYSASAHLSIRAAIDRHLNTLPEFSGISIVRDPLFKIANKSLSAKLKQLKAQGFAKVQHHPSISPEDIQKCYETKVFSDETPISLLRVNWFNISLHFCRRGRENLRSLTPDSFVIKKDANGGEYVEMSISEKTKNHQGGLGDKADESDPKMFSTGMSNCPVKYFKKFLSVLNPNQTALFQKPKRNFLPSDEIWFENSPIGVNKLGDMMKEISLAASLSKVYTNHCVRSTTISALDEAGIPIHRIMQTSGHRSESSVKSYCDRQSLEKYKESSNILARVGHDSKESTSGAVVGAVNNIENLTQNSQSHNVQNVVANLNHSPTLNVLSRAEFKDCQININITKK